A stretch of the Gemmatirosa kalamazoonensis genome encodes the following:
- the mtnA gene encoding S-methyl-5-thioribose-1-phosphate isomerase has product MPNAATSVPNAIPATLEWRDDTLYLLDQTRLPLEIVVERQACVEQVWKSIRELKVRGAPAIGVAGAYGLCVAMQDSRTESVESFRARLAERAAYLASARPTAVNLQWALERLHARLARQEDAADAAALYDALVDEATRIHAEDQALCEGIGRHGVALIRPGCGVLTHCNAGALATTGIGTATAPMYLAHRCGTRFRVYADETRPLLQGARLTAFELQRAGIDVTLLTDNMAAATMQRGLVDLVIVGTDRVAANGDFANKIGTLGVAILAKHFGIPLYVACPSSTLDLATRAGEGIVIEERASDEVTSFGARRTAPEGVAVRNPAFDITPHALVAGFITERGLVGPPFEHNLASLFS; this is encoded by the coding sequence ATGCCTAACGCCGCCACGTCGGTGCCTAACGCGATCCCGGCAACGCTCGAGTGGCGGGACGACACGCTCTACCTACTGGACCAGACGCGGCTGCCGCTGGAGATCGTCGTGGAGCGGCAGGCGTGCGTCGAGCAGGTGTGGAAATCGATCCGCGAGCTGAAGGTGCGCGGCGCCCCGGCCATCGGCGTGGCGGGCGCCTACGGGCTGTGCGTGGCGATGCAGGACAGCCGCACCGAGAGCGTCGAATCCTTCCGCGCACGCCTCGCCGAGCGGGCCGCCTACCTCGCTTCGGCCCGGCCCACCGCGGTCAACCTGCAGTGGGCGCTCGAACGTCTGCACGCCCGCCTCGCGCGCCAGGAGGACGCCGCCGACGCGGCCGCACTGTACGACGCGCTGGTCGACGAGGCCACGCGCATCCACGCCGAGGACCAGGCGCTGTGCGAGGGGATCGGGCGGCACGGCGTGGCGCTCATCCGCCCGGGCTGCGGGGTCCTCACGCACTGCAACGCCGGCGCGCTCGCCACCACCGGCATCGGGACGGCCACCGCGCCGATGTACCTCGCGCACCGGTGCGGCACACGCTTCCGCGTGTACGCCGACGAGACGCGGCCGCTCCTGCAGGGTGCGCGCCTCACGGCGTTCGAGCTGCAGCGTGCGGGCATCGACGTCACGCTGCTCACCGACAACATGGCCGCCGCCACGATGCAGCGCGGTCTCGTCGACCTGGTGATCGTCGGCACCGACCGCGTGGCCGCCAACGGCGACTTCGCCAACAAGATCGGCACGCTCGGCGTGGCCATCCTCGCGAAGCACTTCGGCATCCCGCTGTACGTCGCGTGCCCGTCCTCCACACTCGATCTCGCGACGCGCGCGGGCGAGGGCATCGTGATCGAGGAGCGCGCGAGCGACGAGGTGACGAGCTTCGGCGCGCGCCGCACGGCGCCGGAGGGCGTGGCGGTGAGGAACCCCGCGTTCGACATCACGCCGCACGCGCTGGTCGCCGGCTTCATCACCGAGCGCGGGCTGGTCGGCCCGCCGTTCGAGCACAATCTCGCCTCCCTCTTCAGCTGA
- the mtnK gene encoding S-methyl-5-thioribose kinase, which translates to MPFQVLTAAALPAYLATLPPMQERFTDFEALDVAEVGDGNVNFVFLVTQRGAPERTVCVKQAVPYLRCVGESWPLTRHRMDVEVRALREFGALCPQHVPAVYAADSEMSLVVMQRLCNHRILRLGLIDGLVYPRMSDHISTYLARTLFFTSDLYLAPDAKKAAVAGASNPELCRITEDLVFTHPYDDSPTNAYPPGLPPRAIERLQRNPPLRAAVGEMKYAFMTATEARLHGDLHTGSVMANAEETFVIDPEFSFYGPMGFDVGAFIANLFLAYVAQEHRQRDAGRDPAPYREWLLQSAVETWEGFERKFLALWREHEADGTGFIGRDLDGESAEVFRAAFMRHVFADTLGFAACKMMRRIVGLAKVADIAGITDVAARTLAEVRALRIAEHLILSRHAFGSIGAVVAAVERLGATPLDA; encoded by the coding sequence ATGCCCTTCCAGGTCCTGACCGCCGCCGCCCTACCCGCGTATCTCGCCACCCTGCCGCCGATGCAGGAGCGCTTCACCGACTTCGAGGCGCTCGACGTCGCCGAGGTGGGTGACGGCAACGTCAACTTCGTCTTCCTGGTGACGCAGCGCGGCGCGCCGGAGCGAACCGTGTGCGTCAAGCAGGCCGTGCCCTATCTGCGCTGCGTGGGCGAGAGCTGGCCGCTCACACGCCATCGCATGGACGTGGAGGTGCGCGCGCTGCGCGAGTTCGGCGCCCTGTGCCCGCAGCACGTGCCGGCGGTGTATGCCGCCGACAGCGAGATGTCGCTCGTGGTGATGCAGCGGCTGTGCAATCACCGCATTCTGCGCCTCGGGCTGATCGATGGCCTCGTGTACCCGCGCATGTCGGACCACATCTCCACGTACCTCGCCCGTACGCTGTTCTTCACCTCGGACCTCTACCTGGCGCCCGACGCGAAGAAGGCCGCCGTGGCCGGCGCGAGCAACCCGGAACTGTGCCGGATCACCGAGGACCTGGTCTTCACGCATCCCTACGACGACAGCCCCACCAACGCCTATCCGCCGGGACTGCCGCCGCGGGCCATCGAGCGCCTGCAGCGAAACCCGCCGCTGCGCGCCGCGGTGGGCGAGATGAAATACGCATTCATGACGGCCACCGAAGCCCGCCTGCACGGCGACCTGCACACCGGCTCGGTGATGGCGAACGCGGAGGAGACCTTCGTCATCGACCCGGAGTTCTCCTTCTACGGGCCGATGGGGTTCGATGTCGGCGCCTTCATCGCCAACCTGTTCCTCGCCTACGTCGCGCAAGAGCACCGCCAGCGTGACGCTGGTCGCGACCCGGCGCCGTATCGCGAGTGGCTGCTGCAGTCGGCCGTCGAGACCTGGGAGGGCTTCGAGCGCAAGTTCCTCGCGCTGTGGCGCGAGCACGAGGCCGATGGCACGGGCTTCATCGGACGCGACCTCGACGGCGAGAGCGCCGAGGTGTTCCGCGCCGCCTTCATGCGCCACGTGTTCGCCGACACGCTCGGCTTCGCCGCCTGCAAGATGATGCGACGCATCGTGGGCCTGGCCAAGGTGGCCGACATCGCGGGCATCACCGACGTGGCGGCGCGCACGCTGGCCGAGGTGCGCGCGCTGCGCATCGCGGAGCACCTGATCCTGAGCCGCCACGCGTTCGGCTCGATCGGCGCGGTGGTCGCCGCCGTGGAACGCCTGGGCGCCACGCCGCTGGACGCATGA
- a CDS encoding bifunctional aldolase/short-chain dehydrogenase has protein sequence MQNRWSAAEARRFVDDYGRQSHGADLALRVYTSRLLGAEPSLVLHGGGNTSVKTRVRDIAGDEVEVLCVKGSGWDLAAIEPAGLPAVRLAPLRRLQALDRLSDEDMVNALRCNLLDAMAPTPSVETLLHAFLPHAYVDHTHANAVLALSDQPNGLEICREVFGDAMTVVEYVMPGFRLAKAATLAFEQQSAVEGLVLHKHGIFTFGDSAEQAYERMIRMVTLAEARIARGRVVVPAAASLPASPAPAADVLPVLRGACAEPLGDGRYRRFVASLRDGPQALAFCNRADLSEAAWRGVVTPDHTIRIKHRPLVLRAPEAGSLDAYREDVRRRVAQYGDDYRAYFERHDARSGDGEGRRRTMLDPLPRVLLVPGVGVVALGTSKSEADIVADVAETTIATLGAAEAVGRFEPLPEAELFEMEYWSLEQAKLGKTAERPLARQAALVTGGAGAIGAATARLFARQGAEVVVLDLDGEGAQRVAQSCGRHALGLACDVTDPQAVRAAFDAACRRFGGVDIVVSNAGAAWEGAIATLPEDVLRRSFELNFFAHQSVAQNAVRVMKAQGTGGALLFNVSKQAVNPGPGLGAYGAPKAATFLLARQYALEHGADGIRVNVVNADRIRSGLLTDAMIAARASARGVDEAAYMRGNLLREEVSAEDVAEAFLHQALAMKTTGGVTTVDGGNIAAALR, from the coding sequence ATGCAGAACCGCTGGTCCGCGGCCGAGGCACGCCGCTTCGTCGACGACTACGGCCGGCAGAGCCACGGTGCGGACCTCGCGCTGCGGGTGTACACCTCGCGCCTGCTCGGCGCCGAGCCATCGCTCGTGCTGCACGGCGGCGGCAACACGTCGGTGAAGACGCGCGTGCGCGACATCGCGGGCGACGAGGTCGAGGTGTTGTGCGTGAAGGGCTCCGGCTGGGACCTGGCCGCCATCGAGCCCGCGGGGCTGCCCGCCGTGCGGCTCGCGCCGCTGCGCCGGCTGCAGGCGCTGGATCGCCTCAGCGACGAGGACATGGTCAACGCGCTCCGCTGCAACCTGCTCGACGCCATGGCGCCCACGCCATCGGTGGAGACGCTGCTGCACGCGTTCCTGCCGCACGCGTACGTCGACCACACGCACGCCAACGCGGTGCTCGCGCTGTCCGACCAGCCTAACGGTCTCGAGATCTGCCGCGAGGTGTTCGGCGACGCGATGACCGTCGTCGAGTACGTGATGCCCGGGTTCCGACTGGCGAAAGCGGCGACGCTCGCGTTCGAGCAGCAGTCGGCCGTGGAAGGCCTCGTGCTGCACAAGCACGGCATCTTCACGTTCGGCGACAGCGCCGAGCAGGCGTACGAGCGGATGATCCGCATGGTCACGCTGGCCGAGGCGCGTATCGCGCGCGGCCGCGTGGTGGTGCCGGCGGCGGCGTCGTTGCCCGCCTCGCCGGCCCCGGCGGCGGACGTGCTGCCCGTGCTGCGCGGTGCGTGTGCCGAGCCGCTGGGGGACGGTCGCTACCGTCGCTTCGTGGCGAGCCTGCGCGACGGTCCGCAGGCACTCGCCTTCTGCAACCGTGCCGACCTGTCGGAGGCCGCGTGGCGCGGCGTCGTCACGCCGGACCACACCATCCGCATCAAGCACCGCCCGCTGGTGCTGCGCGCGCCCGAGGCCGGGAGCCTCGACGCGTATCGTGAGGACGTCCGCCGGCGCGTGGCGCAGTACGGCGACGACTACCGCGCGTATTTCGAGCGCCACGACGCACGTTCCGGCGATGGGGAAGGCAGAAGGCGCACGATGCTCGATCCGCTGCCGCGCGTCCTCTTGGTGCCCGGGGTGGGGGTCGTCGCGTTAGGCACGTCCAAGTCCGAGGCCGACATCGTGGCCGACGTCGCCGAGACCACCATCGCCACGTTAGGCGCGGCCGAGGCGGTGGGGCGCTTCGAGCCGCTGCCCGAGGCCGAGCTCTTCGAGATGGAGTACTGGTCCCTCGAGCAGGCGAAGCTGGGGAAGACCGCGGAGCGGCCCTTGGCCCGGCAGGCGGCGCTCGTCACCGGTGGCGCGGGAGCGATCGGTGCGGCGACCGCGCGCCTGTTCGCGCGCCAGGGCGCGGAAGTGGTCGTGCTCGACCTCGACGGCGAGGGGGCGCAGCGCGTCGCGCAGTCGTGCGGCCGTCACGCGCTCGGGCTCGCGTGTGACGTCACCGATCCGCAGGCCGTGCGCGCGGCGTTCGACGCGGCGTGCCGACGGTTCGGGGGCGTCGACATCGTCGTGTCCAACGCCGGGGCCGCGTGGGAGGGCGCCATCGCCACGCTCCCGGAGGACGTGCTGCGGCGCAGCTTCGAACTCAACTTCTTCGCGCACCAGAGCGTCGCGCAGAATGCCGTGCGGGTGATGAAGGCGCAGGGGACCGGCGGCGCGCTGCTCTTCAATGTGTCCAAGCAGGCGGTCAATCCCGGCCCGGGCCTCGGCGCCTATGGCGCACCGAAGGCGGCCACGTTCCTGCTCGCGCGGCAGTACGCGCTGGAGCACGGCGCCGACGGCATTCGCGTCAACGTTGTGAACGCGGACCGCATCCGAAGCGGGCTGCTGACCGACGCGATGATCGCCGCGCGGGCGTCGGCGCGCGGCGTGGACGAGGCCGCGTACATGCGAGGGAACCTGTTGCGAGAGGAAGTCAGCGCCGAGGACGTCGCCGAGGCGTTCCTGCACCAGGCGCTGGCGATGAAGACGACGGGCGGCGTGACCACGGTGGACGGCGGCAACATCGCGGCGGCGCTGCGGTAG
- a CDS encoding ABC transporter permease, whose translation MSRTAKSAWRYLRFWGPDPQRDLDDEIAFHIEARIEDYIADGIAPEAARTAALERFGDLTRYRGEVMAIEKRDARRRTIADVVHALVGDVRFGARQLRRNLPLTCAALLCFALGIGANTSIFSVVNAVLFRPLPFPDSERLVMVSEGLTKLAVDFNAISAPDLIDFKETEGRTFDALALMQASAVTLSLGGDAEVVHGAAITPSTFRVLRVAPALGRAFVDGDTRVDAPAVVILSDALWKRRFGGDRGVVGKTITFYGGRTAEVVGVMPPDFSFPVPGLGLPVGDVFVPFVFSAAIMSARADNFGRIAFGRLKDGVGVAQAEESLAEIARQMPRRYPDSYGPLASVDGPLLVHVKSLREAAVGTSRRPLLVLLGAVSFVLLIACINVASLFVARASARHREISVRGALGATRGRLAQQFLAEALILLGAGSVLGVIAAHWSTRMLVASAPGSFYRAFDVRIDGRVLAATAGLTVFTALVFSVLPGLRGRASATGPAPRDGGRSGTATRTRHQARRALIVAEVAMALVLTVGAGLTLRSFARARALSPGFDPEHLVTFTATFPTASFPNADRVKHAEMQVLVHLRQIPGVQAASGTAPLPMQGLWEITFAPDGPSLEHSPAATNSVVLPGFFETMRIPLRAGRYFTERDVEGARDVVIVNETMATKYYGTPNPVGRRFKWGGRDAEHPWKTIVGVVADVKHRQLDAEPSAAVYEPVLQQDTGQSASLYRVMSFLVRTDLTPAALSAPIRTAVREVDPRLMVVDLQPMNAVVGQTIAGRKFNALLLGLFALVALALAATGVYGVLHYSVIQRTREMGVRLAMGARVSDMLRLVVGQTVALACVGVVIGLAAALVLSRVMRTLLFDTDPFDVPTFAVSATLLLIVAALASYLPARRALRIDPTVAIRAD comes from the coding sequence ATGAGCCGCACCGCGAAGTCCGCCTGGCGCTACCTTCGCTTCTGGGGCCCGGATCCGCAGCGCGACCTCGACGACGAGATCGCGTTCCACATCGAGGCGCGCATCGAGGATTACATCGCCGACGGAATCGCTCCCGAGGCCGCGCGCACTGCCGCGCTCGAGCGATTCGGCGACCTCACGCGCTATCGCGGCGAAGTCATGGCGATCGAGAAGCGGGACGCCCGCCGGCGCACGATCGCCGACGTCGTGCATGCACTCGTCGGCGACGTCCGCTTCGGCGCGCGCCAGCTTCGCCGGAACCTCCCGCTCACCTGCGCCGCGCTCCTCTGCTTCGCCCTCGGCATCGGCGCGAACACGTCGATCTTCTCCGTCGTCAACGCGGTCCTCTTCCGTCCGCTCCCGTTCCCCGATTCGGAGCGGCTCGTGATGGTGAGCGAGGGCCTAACGAAGCTCGCCGTCGACTTCAACGCCATCTCCGCTCCGGACCTGATCGACTTCAAGGAGACGGAGGGCCGCACGTTCGACGCGCTTGCCCTCATGCAGGCGAGCGCCGTGACGCTCTCCCTCGGCGGCGACGCCGAGGTCGTGCACGGAGCGGCGATCACGCCGTCGACCTTTCGCGTGCTTCGTGTCGCGCCCGCCCTCGGCCGCGCGTTCGTCGACGGCGACACGCGGGTCGATGCGCCGGCCGTCGTCATCCTCAGTGACGCGCTCTGGAAGCGCCGCTTCGGCGGCGATCGCGGGGTCGTCGGCAAGACGATCACGTTCTACGGCGGGCGTACGGCGGAAGTCGTCGGCGTCATGCCGCCGGACTTCTCCTTTCCCGTCCCGGGGCTCGGCCTCCCGGTCGGCGACGTCTTCGTGCCGTTCGTCTTCTCGGCCGCGATCATGAGCGCACGCGCCGACAACTTCGGCCGCATCGCGTTCGGCCGCCTCAAAGACGGCGTCGGCGTGGCGCAGGCCGAGGAATCGCTCGCCGAGATCGCGCGGCAGATGCCGCGGCGCTATCCGGACAGCTACGGCCCGCTCGCGAGCGTGGACGGCCCGCTGCTCGTGCACGTGAAGAGCCTACGTGAGGCCGCCGTCGGCACGTCGCGCCGGCCGCTCCTCGTGCTCCTCGGCGCGGTGAGCTTCGTGCTGCTCATCGCGTGCATCAACGTCGCCAGTCTGTTCGTGGCGCGCGCGTCGGCGCGACATCGCGAGATCTCCGTCCGCGGTGCGCTCGGCGCCACCCGCGGACGTCTGGCGCAGCAATTCCTCGCCGAGGCGCTGATCCTCCTGGGCGCCGGCTCCGTGCTCGGCGTGATCGCCGCTCACTGGAGCACGCGCATGCTGGTCGCGTCCGCGCCGGGAAGCTTCTACCGCGCGTTCGACGTGCGCATCGACGGACGCGTGCTCGCCGCCACGGCCGGGCTCACGGTCTTCACCGCACTCGTCTTCTCCGTGCTCCCCGGCCTGCGCGGTCGCGCGTCGGCGACCGGTCCGGCGCCACGAGACGGAGGCCGCTCCGGAACCGCGACGCGTACACGCCACCAGGCGCGCCGCGCGCTCATCGTCGCTGAGGTGGCGATGGCGCTCGTGCTGACCGTGGGCGCCGGCCTGACGCTGCGCAGCTTCGCCCGCGCGCGCGCGCTCAGCCCGGGCTTCGACCCCGAGCATCTCGTCACGTTCACCGCAACGTTCCCCACGGCGAGCTTCCCGAACGCGGACCGCGTGAAGCACGCGGAGATGCAGGTCCTCGTGCACTTGCGCCAGATCCCCGGGGTCCAGGCGGCGAGTGGAACGGCTCCGCTTCCGATGCAGGGACTCTGGGAGATCACCTTCGCGCCCGACGGCCCGTCGCTCGAGCATTCGCCCGCGGCAACGAACAGCGTCGTGCTGCCCGGCTTCTTCGAGACCATGCGCATCCCGCTTCGCGCCGGGCGCTACTTCACGGAGCGCGACGTCGAGGGCGCGCGCGATGTCGTGATCGTCAACGAAACGATGGCCACGAAGTACTACGGCACGCCCAATCCAGTCGGCCGCCGCTTCAAGTGGGGCGGACGCGACGCGGAGCACCCCTGGAAGACGATCGTCGGCGTCGTCGCGGACGTGAAGCACCGCCAGCTCGACGCGGAGCCGTCCGCGGCGGTCTACGAGCCGGTGCTCCAGCAGGACACCGGACAGAGCGCGAGTCTGTACCGGGTGATGTCGTTCCTCGTGCGCACGGACCTCACGCCGGCGGCGCTCAGCGCGCCGATACGCACGGCGGTGCGCGAGGTCGATCCGCGGCTGATGGTGGTCGACCTGCAGCCGATGAACGCTGTGGTCGGGCAGACGATCGCTGGGCGCAAGTTCAACGCGCTGCTGCTCGGCCTCTTCGCGCTCGTCGCGCTGGCGCTCGCCGCCACCGGTGTGTACGGCGTGCTCCACTACTCCGTCATCCAGCGCACGCGGGAGATGGGCGTCCGGTTGGCGATGGGCGCGCGCGTGTCCGACATGCTGCGGCTCGTCGTGGGGCAGACCGTGGCGCTTGCGTGCGTCGGTGTGGTGATCGGTCTGGCGGCCGCGCTCGTGCTGAGCCGCGTCATGCGCACGTTGCTGTTCGACACCGACCCGTTCGACGTGCCGACGTTCGCGGTGAGCGCCACGCTGCTGTTGATCGTCGCGGCGCTGGCGAGCTACCTGCCGGCGCGCCGTGCGTTGCGGATCGACCCGACGGTCGCGATCCGCGCCGACTGA
- a CDS encoding PadR family transcriptional regulator, whose translation MTSLDLLQGTLDLLVLKTLSWGPAHGYDVARWIQDVTADVLRVEEGSLYPALHRLEKRKLLKSSWGLSRNNRRAKYYEITAKGREALAAEASTWSDFTKAVSAVLTSPNRPAWAR comes from the coding sequence GTGACCTCACTCGACCTCCTTCAGGGCACCCTCGACCTCCTCGTCCTGAAAACGCTCTCGTGGGGGCCCGCCCACGGTTACGACGTCGCCCGCTGGATCCAGGACGTCACGGCCGACGTATTGCGCGTCGAGGAGGGCTCGCTCTACCCCGCCCTCCACCGACTGGAGAAGCGGAAGCTGCTCAAGTCTTCCTGGGGGCTCTCGCGCAACAACCGGCGCGCCAAGTACTACGAGATCACCGCCAAGGGTCGCGAGGCGCTCGCCGCCGAAGCCAGCACCTGGTCCGACTTTACGAAGGCCGTCTCCGCCGTCCTGACGTCGCCCAATCGCCCCGCGTGGGCTCGATGA
- a CDS encoding ABC transporter permease — translation MLERFDTLRGDVSFAVRQLRRTPVLSAAAILCFALGIGANSAIFSIVNGVLIRPLPYRDVDRVVAINDGLPKQGPGFLRGISAPELLDYRALDGRIFQATAIYEQRTFTVAAPDGALERAQGALVSGNFLRVLGREPALGRVPATWTANASDPTAASAASEVIVSHAFWQTHLRGDPDVVGKSMPFGNGVATVAAVMPPDVQFPIGAIGAEPAQVFALYALTPDVLKTRADRYGTWAFGRLADGVTVAQASAAVNSVASGLPQRYPDMYRGATERVLAEAAPLRETIVGPVRRPLLVLLAAVCLVLLIACLNVSSLLVARSVARQREIAVRRAIGASRSRLARQFLTESIVLVATGGALGLLLGHYGAVLLTRLDPNASLNGYDVGLDWRVVAATAAVTALTGIVFSVLPGLAGHDDFHTSLREREASARGAGTSRSGLVVAEIAIALLLTVGAGLMVRSFLHLRAVDPGFDVDQLLTFRVNFPESRYPTHDAAITSERLLADRLRAIPGVAAVGAATDIPLTEGSQIVFTPDPAVGPPPDKMPVVALSLVHPGYFEAAGIRLRLGRAFTVADDPGSVPVVIVSEAVAKRYYAGNAIGRQFKWGGPDSPQPWRTVVGIAGDVKQGGLADENPPLAVYIPAAQINTGPAAGQVRGTSYLVRTSGDPRRSINPVRSTVKDFDARMPVAGLRPMSDMLARSIADRKFNMFLLGAFAAVAVSLAAVGIYGLIAYSVAQRTRELGIRIALGAVPRDVLLLVVRQGASLALIGIVIGSLGAVAVTRWMRSMLFQIDPLDPITFGLVGLGLAAVAVGASWFPATRAANVGPVVAMRTD, via the coding sequence ATGCTGGAGCGATTCGACACTCTGCGCGGCGACGTCTCGTTCGCCGTGCGACAGCTGCGCCGCACGCCGGTGCTCTCGGCCGCCGCCATTCTCTGCTTCGCCCTGGGCATCGGCGCGAACAGCGCCATCTTCTCGATCGTGAACGGCGTCTTGATCCGTCCGCTCCCGTATCGCGACGTCGACCGCGTGGTCGCCATCAACGACGGGCTGCCGAAGCAGGGGCCGGGCTTCCTGCGCGGCATCTCCGCGCCCGAGCTGCTCGACTACCGCGCGCTGGACGGACGCATCTTCCAGGCGACGGCGATCTACGAGCAGCGCACGTTCACCGTGGCCGCGCCCGACGGCGCGCTCGAGCGGGCGCAGGGCGCGCTCGTCTCCGGAAACTTCCTGCGCGTCCTCGGGCGCGAGCCGGCGCTCGGCCGCGTGCCTGCGACGTGGACCGCGAACGCGAGCGACCCGACTGCCGCGAGCGCCGCGTCGGAGGTCATCGTCAGCCACGCGTTCTGGCAGACGCACCTTCGCGGGGATCCGGACGTCGTCGGCAAGTCGATGCCGTTCGGCAACGGCGTCGCAACGGTGGCCGCCGTCATGCCGCCGGACGTGCAGTTCCCCATCGGCGCCATCGGCGCCGAGCCGGCGCAGGTGTTCGCGCTGTACGCGCTGACGCCGGACGTGCTGAAGACGCGCGCGGATCGCTACGGCACCTGGGCGTTCGGCCGTCTGGCCGACGGCGTGACGGTCGCGCAGGCGTCGGCGGCGGTCAACAGCGTCGCGTCCGGATTGCCGCAGCGGTATCCGGACATGTATCGCGGCGCCACCGAACGGGTGCTGGCGGAAGCGGCGCCCCTGCGCGAGACGATCGTCGGACCGGTCCGGCGGCCGCTGCTCGTGCTGCTGGCCGCCGTCTGTCTCGTCCTGCTCATCGCCTGCCTCAACGTCTCCAGCCTGCTCGTCGCGCGATCCGTCGCGCGTCAGCGTGAGATCGCCGTGCGTCGCGCGATCGGCGCGTCGCGATCCCGCCTGGCGCGGCAGTTCCTCACGGAGAGCATCGTCCTCGTCGCCACCGGCGGCGCCCTCGGGCTCCTGTTAGGACACTACGGCGCGGTGCTGCTGACGCGGCTCGATCCCAACGCCTCGCTGAACGGCTACGACGTCGGGTTGGACTGGCGCGTCGTCGCCGCGACGGCGGCGGTGACGGCGCTGACGGGAATCGTCTTCTCGGTGCTCCCCGGCCTCGCGGGGCACGACGACTTCCACACGAGCCTGCGAGAGCGGGAAGCGTCGGCGCGAGGCGCGGGAACGTCGCGCAGCGGGCTGGTGGTGGCGGAGATCGCGATCGCCCTGTTGCTGACGGTGGGGGCGGGACTGATGGTGCGCAGCTTCCTGCATCTGCGCGCGGTCGATCCTGGCTTCGACGTCGATCAACTCCTGACGTTCCGGGTGAACTTCCCCGAATCGCGCTACCCCACGCACGACGCCGCGATCACGTCGGAGCGGCTGCTCGCCGACCGATTGCGGGCGATCCCCGGCGTCGCGGCGGTCGGCGCGGCCACCGACATCCCGCTCACCGAAGGGTCGCAGATCGTCTTCACGCCGGATCCGGCGGTCGGGCCGCCGCCTGACAAGATGCCCGTCGTCGCGCTCAGTCTCGTGCACCCCGGATACTTCGAGGCCGCCGGGATCCGGCTGCGGCTCGGGCGCGCGTTCACGGTGGCCGACGATCCTGGCAGCGTGCCGGTCGTGATCGTCAGCGAGGCCGTCGCGAAGCGGTACTACGCAGGCAACGCCATCGGCCGGCAGTTCAAGTGGGGCGGGCCGGATTCCCCGCAGCCGTGGCGCACCGTCGTCGGCATCGCGGGCGACGTGAAGCAGGGTGGTCTCGCGGACGAGAACCCACCGCTCGCCGTGTACATCCCGGCGGCGCAGATCAACACGGGACCCGCCGCCGGACAGGTGCGCGGCACGAGCTACCTCGTCCGCACGTCCGGTGATCCGCGTCGATCGATCAACCCGGTGCGCTCGACCGTGAAGGACTTCGACGCGCGCATGCCGGTCGCGGGGCTGCGACCGATGAGCGACATGCTCGCCAGGTCGATCGCCGACCGGAAGTTCAACATGTTCCTGCTCGGCGCGTTCGCGGCGGTCGCCGTCAGCCTCGCGGCAGTCGGCATCTATGGACTGATCGCCTACTCAGTCGCCCAGCGCACACGCGAGCTGGGAATTCGCATCGCGCTGGGCGCGGTACCTCGTGACGTGCTCCTCCTCGTGGTCCGTCAGGGTGCGTCACTCGCCCTCATCGGAATCGTGATCGGAAGCCTCGGTGCGGTCGCCGTGACGCGCTGGATGCGGTCGATGCTGTTTCAGATCGACCCGCTGGATCCGATCACCTTCGGTCTCGTCGGCCTCGGGCTGGCGGCGGTGGCAGTCGGGGCGAGCTGGTTTCCGGCGACGAGGGCGGCGAACGTCGGCCCCGTCGTGGCGATGCGCACCGACTGA
- a CDS encoding SDR family NAD(P)-dependent oxidoreductase, with translation MREVSAALHDVAEDAWNTLRGLDEAGADAVATMHGIVHLLVNNSVISVAGTVEDLPVARIEDAMAVNFWGVVHGCRAFLRHLRAAVRRGEPAAICNVLSDFALFALPTKAAYAASKHAARSVVDSTAEPPR, from the coding sequence ATGCGCGAAGTGAGCGCGGCACTCCATGACGTCGCCGAGGACGCGTGGAACACGCTCCGCGGTCTCGACGAGGCCGGCGCGGACGCGGTCGCGACGATGCACGGCATCGTGCATCTGCTCGTAAACAACTCGGTGATCTCGGTCGCCGGCACGGTCGAGGACCTGCCCGTGGCCCGCATCGAGGACGCGATGGCGGTCAACTTCTGGGGCGTCGTGCACGGCTGCCGCGCGTTTCTCCGGCATCTCCGCGCGGCGGTACGACGCGGCGAGCCAGCGGCGATCTGCAACGTGCTGAGTGACTTCGCGCTCTTCGCGCTGCCGACGAAGGCGGCCTACGCCGCGTCGAAGCACGCCGCGCGCTCGGTCGTCGACTCGACGGCGGAGCCGCCGCGGTGA